A single region of the Ziziphus jujuba cultivar Dongzao chromosome 10, ASM3175591v1 genome encodes:
- the LOC107412679 gene encoding E3 ubiquitin-protein ligase BIG BROTHER, with amino-acid sequence MSWNPHMEVHYVNNASYPYSTAGSFMEYVEGLTYEHVNFIFSGASHAQESVYPSMNTSFYKFGLSEPGSTSYYDFGHVYEVHDHDLRSEEYRRPMENSPTMTNNQTAAPNSEWEGNNSNTVDIPVECPRRHHSSHDYQVIWQDNVDPDNMTYEELLELGETVGTQSRGLSQELISLLPISKYKCSLFSRKKSRHDRCVICQMEYKRGDRRITLPCKHIYHAGCGTRWLSINKACPICYKEVFGDASKQRHID; translated from the exons ATGAGTTGGAACCCGCACATGGAGGTTCATTACGTTAATAATGCCAGCTATCCTTATAGCACAGCAGGAAGCTTTATGGAATATGTTGAAGGTCTTACTTATGAACATgtgaatttcattttttctgGTGCTTCGCATGCTCAG GAGAGTGTTTATCCTTCAATGAATACGAGTTTCTACAAGTTTGGGTTATCTGAACCTGGGAGCACTTCATATTATGATTTTGGTCATGTTTATGAAGTTCACGATCATGATCTAAGAAGTGAGGAGTATAGAAGGCCCATGGAGAATTCTCCAACGATGACCAATAACCAGACTGCAGCACCAAACTCAGAGTGGGAAGGAAATAACTCTAACACCGTTGATATCCCTGTAGAAT GCCCACGGAGACATCATAGTTCTCATGATTATCAG GTGATTTGGCAGGATAATGTTGATCCTGATAACATGACTTATGAG GAATTACTTGAGTTAGGTGAGACTGTTGGAACTCAAAGTAGAGGTCTTTCCCAAGAACTGATTTCTTTACTTCCAATCTCAAAGTACAAGTGCAGCCTCTTCTCAAGAAAAAAATCACGACATGATAG ATGTGTGATTTGCCAGATGGAATACAAACGAGGTGATAGACGGATCACTCTACCTTGCAAGCATATCTACCATGCTGGTTGTGGGACGAGATGGCTTAGCATCAATAAG GCTTGCCCCATATGTTACAAGGAGGTTTTTGGTGATGCATCGAAACAGAGACATATTGACTGA